One Microbacterium sp. No. 7 genomic window carries:
- the pheS gene encoding phenylalanine--tRNA ligase subunit alpha: MSDEPEITPEAVDAAVAAALAAIAGAATTAELKAARSAHAGEGSALAQLNAQLRHVPNERKAEFGKLVGQARGRVTQALAAREAELAEAETAARLEAERVDVTALPQRARVGARHPLTLLQDHVGDIFVGMGWEVAEGPELEHEWYNFDALNLDADHPARQMQDTFYVDPVARHLLLRTQTSPVQMRTMLTRELPIYVVSPGRVFRTDEFDATHLPVFSQFEGLVVDRGITMAHLRGTLDHVARQLFGAEAKTRMRANYFPFTEPSAEFDLWHPTFKGGARWIEWGGCGMINPNVLRAAGIDPDEHSGFAFGMGFERTLMFRSDVKDMRDMAEGDVRFSEQYGMVI, encoded by the coding sequence GTGTCTGACGAACCAGAGATCACCCCGGAAGCAGTGGATGCCGCTGTCGCGGCCGCGCTCGCGGCCATCGCCGGCGCGGCCACGACGGCCGAGCTGAAGGCGGCCCGCTCCGCGCACGCCGGCGAGGGCTCCGCCCTCGCGCAGCTCAACGCGCAGCTGCGGCACGTGCCGAACGAGCGCAAGGCGGAGTTCGGCAAGCTCGTGGGTCAGGCGCGCGGCCGCGTGACGCAGGCGCTCGCGGCGCGCGAGGCGGAGCTGGCCGAGGCCGAGACCGCGGCGCGGCTGGAGGCCGAGCGCGTCGACGTCACGGCGCTGCCGCAGCGCGCGCGCGTCGGCGCGCGGCATCCGCTCACCCTGCTGCAGGACCACGTCGGCGACATCTTCGTGGGCATGGGCTGGGAGGTCGCGGAGGGGCCGGAGCTCGAGCACGAGTGGTACAACTTCGACGCCCTCAACCTCGACGCCGATCACCCGGCGCGGCAGATGCAGGACACCTTCTACGTCGACCCGGTCGCGCGGCACCTGCTGCTGCGCACGCAGACGAGCCCGGTGCAGATGCGCACGATGCTCACGCGCGAGCTGCCGATCTACGTCGTCTCGCCCGGCCGCGTCTTCCGCACCGACGAGTTCGACGCGACGCACCTGCCGGTGTTCAGCCAGTTCGAGGGGCTCGTCGTCGACAGGGGCATCACGATGGCGCACCTGCGCGGCACGCTCGACCACGTCGCGCGCCAGCTGTTCGGCGCCGAGGCGAAGACGCGCATGCGCGCCAACTACTTCCCGTTCACCGAGCCGTCGGCCGAGTTCGACCTGTGGCATCCCACGTTCAAGGGCGGCGCCCGCTGGATCGAATGGGGCGGCTGCGGCATGATCAACCCCAACGTGCTGCGCGCGGCGGGGATCGACCCCGACGAGCACTCGGGCTTCGCGTTCGGGATGGGCTTCGAGCGGACCCTCATGTTCCGCTCCGACGTGAAGGACATGCGTGACATGGCCGAGGGCGATGTCCGCTTCAGCGAGCAGTACGGAATGGTGATCTGA
- a CDS encoding amino acid ABC transporter permease — translation MTSVLYDVPGPRAIARNRVLGVVTVVAVLAVLAFLVWRLIDTGQFSAAKWQAFTYTNVWIEIGLATLRTLAAFALAAIGALVLGFVLAIGRLSDHAWIRVPVGAIVEVLRAVPVLIFMFLLYYGLPVMGVKMEPYWAVVIALVAYNGSVLAEVIRAGVESLPRGQYEAGYAIGLRKTGVMRLVLLPQAVRAMMPVIIAQLVVTLKDTALGFIITYPELLFYARYLGSQSTYGSPIVPMTIVVGAIYISLCLILSFVANLVEKRLRRSAKTPRVVGMHHPVTDATDTELIAAQADTAPGADGK, via the coding sequence ATGACCTCCGTCCTCTACGATGTGCCCGGACCCCGCGCCATCGCCCGCAACCGCGTCCTCGGCGTCGTCACGGTCGTCGCGGTGCTCGCCGTGCTCGCGTTCCTCGTCTGGCGGCTCATCGACACCGGCCAGTTCTCCGCCGCGAAGTGGCAGGCGTTCACCTACACGAACGTCTGGATCGAGATCGGACTCGCGACGCTGCGCACGCTCGCCGCGTTCGCCCTCGCCGCGATCGGAGCCCTCGTGCTCGGCTTCGTGCTCGCGATCGGGCGCCTGTCGGACCACGCGTGGATCCGCGTGCCGGTCGGGGCGATCGTCGAGGTCCTCCGCGCCGTGCCCGTGCTGATCTTCATGTTCCTGCTCTACTACGGCCTGCCCGTGATGGGCGTGAAGATGGAGCCCTACTGGGCCGTGGTCATCGCCCTGGTCGCCTACAACGGGTCCGTGCTCGCAGAGGTCATCCGCGCCGGCGTCGAGTCGCTGCCGCGGGGCCAGTACGAGGCGGGCTACGCGATCGGCCTGCGCAAGACGGGCGTCATGCGGCTGGTGCTGCTGCCGCAGGCCGTGCGGGCGATGATGCCCGTCATCATCGCCCAGCTCGTCGTCACGCTGAAGGACACGGCGCTCGGCTTCATCATCACCTATCCCGAGCTGCTGTTCTACGCGCGCTACCTCGGCTCGCAGTCGACGTACGGCTCGCCGATCGTCCCGATGACGATCGTCGTCGGCGCGATCTACATCTCGCTCTGCCTCATCCTCTCGTTCGTGGCCAACCTCGTCGAGAAGCGCCTGCGCCGATCGGCGAAGACGCCGCGCGTCGTCGGCATGCACCACCCGGTCACCGACGCGACGGACACCGAGCTCATCGCCGCGCAGGCCGATACGGCGCCGGGAGCCGACGGCAAGTAG
- a CDS encoding amino acid ABC transporter permease — MDVITNNLDLWGEFLLGTLILFFAGGLLALVLGTIVGAMRVSPVPVARAVGTIYVNTIRNTPLTLVFFAFAFALPPILGLRLTAQVSLTLAVCALGIYTATYVAETIRSGINTVPVGQAEAARAIGLTFGQVMSLVVMPQAFRSVIPPMMSVFIALLKNTTVAAGFSVVNLGSIRSYLSERGENQFVVILWVMVIFVALVLLLSWLQRSLENRWKVAR; from the coding sequence GTGGACGTCATCACGAACAACCTCGACCTCTGGGGCGAGTTCCTGCTCGGCACGCTCATCCTCTTCTTCGCGGGCGGACTGCTCGCGCTCGTGCTCGGCACGATCGTCGGCGCGATGCGGGTCTCGCCCGTGCCCGTCGCGCGGGCCGTGGGCACGATCTACGTCAACACGATCCGCAACACGCCGCTGACGCTCGTCTTCTTCGCGTTCGCGTTCGCGCTGCCGCCCATCCTCGGGCTGCGGCTGACGGCGCAGGTGTCGCTGACGCTCGCGGTCTGCGCCCTCGGCATCTACACGGCGACCTATGTCGCCGAGACCATCCGGTCGGGCATCAACACGGTGCCGGTGGGCCAGGCCGAGGCCGCCCGCGCGATCGGCCTCACGTTCGGCCAGGTCATGTCGCTCGTCGTCATGCCCCAGGCGTTCCGCTCCGTCATCCCGCCCATGATGAGCGTGTTCATCGCGCTCCTGAAGAACACGACCGTCGCGGCGGGCTTCTCGGTCGTCAACCTCGGCTCTATCCGCAGCTATCTCAGCGAGCGCGGCGAGAACCAGTTCGTCGTGATCCTGTGGGTCATGGTGATCTTCGTCGCCCTCGTGCTGCTCCTGTCCTGGCTCCAGCGATCGCTGGAGAACCGATGGAAGGTGGCGCGATGA
- a CDS encoding glutamate ABC transporter substrate-binding protein, translated as MRKTRIAGAFAGLAITALALTACNSGSPTDPGTGDGDGDSTASEAPSTALWEVADGFTLEGSPTFERMSERGGVIVGVKNDQPGLGYQDAATNERTGFDIDIARWIAASLGFSEEQIEYKTIPSANREQEIVNQNIDYYVGTYSITDKRKEQIDFAGPYFITGQGLLVAADNTDINGPDDLAGKIVCSVTGSTPLQRIRDEYSPGDTVEYDTYSQCIDAVLAGSVDAITTDEAILAGYVAQRPDELKIAGEPFSEERYGVGLEKGDTALKDHINALFTDGGDIWSALFDQHLAPANIAGTQPAVD; from the coding sequence ATGCGCAAGACACGCATCGCCGGCGCCTTCGCCGGCCTCGCGATCACCGCTCTCGCCCTCACGGCGTGCAACAGCGGCTCGCCCACCGACCCCGGCACCGGAGACGGCGACGGCGACTCGACCGCCTCCGAGGCGCCCAGCACCGCGCTCTGGGAGGTCGCCGACGGCTTCACCCTCGAGGGCAGCCCCACCTTCGAGCGCATGAGCGAGCGCGGCGGCGTGATCGTGGGCGTCAAGAACGACCAGCCGGGCCTCGGCTACCAGGACGCGGCCACGAACGAGCGCACGGGCTTCGACATCGACATCGCGCGCTGGATCGCCGCCTCGCTGGGCTTCTCGGAGGAGCAGATCGAGTACAAGACGATCCCGTCGGCCAACCGCGAGCAGGAGATCGTCAACCAGAACATCGACTACTACGTCGGCACCTACTCGATCACCGACAAGCGCAAGGAGCAGATCGACTTCGCCGGCCCGTACTTCATCACGGGCCAGGGCCTGCTCGTGGCCGCGGACAACACCGACATCAACGGTCCCGACGACCTCGCGGGCAAGATCGTCTGCTCGGTCACCGGCTCGACGCCGCTGCAGCGCATCCGCGACGAGTACAGCCCCGGCGACACCGTCGAGTACGACACGTACTCGCAGTGCATCGACGCGGTGCTCGCGGGCTCGGTCGACGCGATCACGACCGACGAGGCGATCCTCGCCGGCTACGTGGCCCAGCGTCCCGACGAGCTGAAGATCGCGGGCGAGCCGTTCAGCGAGGAGCGCTACGGCGTGGGACTGGAGAAGGGCGACACCGCTCTGAAGGACCACATCAACGCGCTGTTCACCGACGGCGGCGACATCTGGTCGGCCCTGTTCGACCAGCACCTCGCTCCCGCGAACATCGCGGGCACGCAGCCCGCGGTCGACTGA
- a CDS encoding amino acid ABC transporter ATP-binding protein, producing the protein MTTPEPVAAPQTSNISVKRGDPLVVITNVQKHYGDFHALKDIDLTVHRGEVVVVIGPSGSGKSTLCRTINRLETITSGTITIDGKKLPEEGKALAALRADVGMVFQSFNLFSHLTILDNVTLGPIKVKKMKKADAEKLAKELLDRVGVGHQAAKLPAQLSGGQQQRVAIARALAMKPKVMLFDEPTSALDPEMINEVLDVMVGLAQEGMTMIVVTHEMGFARKAADRVVFMADGQIVEQASPDEFFTNPRSDRAKDFLSKLITH; encoded by the coding sequence ATGACGACCCCTGAACCGGTGGCGGCGCCCCAGACGTCGAACATCAGCGTGAAGCGCGGTGACCCGCTCGTGGTCATCACGAACGTGCAGAAGCACTACGGCGACTTCCATGCCCTCAAGGACATCGACCTGACCGTCCACCGCGGCGAGGTCGTCGTCGTGATCGGCCCGTCGGGCTCGGGCAAGTCGACGCTGTGCCGCACGATCAACCGGCTCGAGACCATCACGAGCGGCACGATCACGATCGACGGCAAGAAGCTGCCCGAGGAGGGCAAGGCCCTCGCGGCGCTGCGCGCCGACGTCGGCATGGTGTTCCAGTCGTTCAACCTGTTCTCGCACCTGACGATCCTCGACAACGTCACGCTCGGCCCCATCAAGGTCAAGAAGATGAAGAAGGCGGATGCCGAGAAGCTCGCCAAGGAGCTGCTCGACCGCGTCGGCGTCGGGCACCAGGCCGCGAAGCTGCCGGCGCAGCTGTCGGGCGGCCAGCAGCAGCGCGTCGCGATCGCGCGGGCCCTCGCGATGAAGCCGAAGGTCATGCTCTTCGACGAGCCGACGAGCGCGCTCGACCCCGAGATGATCAACGAGGTGCTCGACGTCATGGTCGGTCTCGCCCAGGAGGGCATGACGATGATCGTCGTCACGCACGAGATGGGCTTCGCGCGCAAGGCCGCCGACCGGGTCGTGTTCATGGCCGACGGGCAGATCGTCGAGCAGGCGAGTCCCGACGAGTTCTTCACGAACCCGCGGAGCGACCGCGCCAAGGACTTCCTGTCGAAGCTCATCACGCACTGA